The following are encoded together in the Ralstonia insidiosa genome:
- a CDS encoding DoxX family protein → MHPTPSTSARGGLLYRAALVLLCAAYLQGGLVKLFDFPGAIAEMQHFGMAPAMPMAAAVIVLELVGSALVISGRLRWIAALALAAFTLVASLLANRFWQAPADTRPMMANAFFEHLGLVGGFLLVALQDWISRREADVHTWTGQ, encoded by the coding sequence ATGCATCCAACACCTTCGACGTCTGCCCGCGGCGGACTCCTGTACCGCGCGGCGCTGGTGCTGTTGTGCGCGGCCTACCTGCAGGGCGGGCTGGTCAAGCTCTTCGACTTCCCGGGGGCCATTGCCGAGATGCAGCACTTCGGCATGGCGCCGGCCATGCCCATGGCCGCAGCGGTGATCGTCTTGGAGCTGGTCGGCTCGGCGCTGGTGATCAGCGGCCGACTGCGATGGATTGCAGCACTCGCGCTGGCCGCGTTCACCCTGGTTGCCTCGCTGCTGGCCAACCGCTTCTGGCAGGCCCCGGCTGACACCCGCCCGATGATGGCCAACGCCTTCTTTGAACACCTCGGACTGGTCGGCGGCTTTCTGCTCGTCGCACTGCAAGACTGGATTTCGCGTCGGGAAGCCGATGTGCACACCTGGACTGGACAATGA
- a CDS encoding GAF domain-containing sensor histidine kinase: protein MHAQNNQAGHPVHDIDAIVRCTRALTEEIQLDRLIDRLMTIVLVLARAQRALLIRMAGETPMIEAHAHATPASIGIDMTPHPVAPQDLPLTMLNSTLRSGKRLVVHDAASSPFAHDPYFSQRGTASAMSLPMLKGNHTVGLLYIENSQLPGKFAGEPADLLELIAGHAAVSLDNARLYQNLLEENAHRRRVEQALRVSEETLALGERVSQTGSWRWDLQRDICLCSEELRRIFDLPEDGPVVTRDVLVACIHPEDREYVRQTAEHQANAGEPFELEYRIVRKDGTTRHVAALGKPIHIAGRDVEYVGIVSDITARCQAEDAARNAQADVARVARATTVGQLTAAIAHEVNQPLMSIVSHASASLRWLDRTPPALMQAREGLAAIVSEGQRAGDMIHGLQALTRNAPRAFAALDMHQTIRDILQIARSELNCRDVSLELDLNASRSQVHGDAVQLQQVLLNLVLNAIDSMASVCDRPRTLRLTTAVVAETQLQVRVEDNGQGLASDAPGRIFEPFYTTKANGMGMGLAICRSIVEAHKGEILAAPRLPFGAMFVFSLPLTPIVPS from the coding sequence ATGCATGCGCAGAACAACCAGGCGGGCCACCCAGTGCATGACATCGACGCCATCGTGCGCTGCACCCGCGCACTGACGGAGGAGATTCAGCTCGATCGACTCATAGACAGGCTGATGACCATCGTGCTCGTGCTCGCCCGTGCACAGCGCGCGCTGCTGATACGCATGGCTGGGGAGACACCGATGATCGAGGCCCATGCCCACGCTACCCCGGCCAGCATTGGCATCGACATGACCCCCCACCCGGTGGCGCCGCAAGATCTGCCGCTCACGATGCTCAACTCGACGCTGCGTTCAGGCAAGCGCCTGGTGGTCCACGACGCTGCCTCGAGCCCGTTTGCGCATGACCCCTACTTCAGCCAACGCGGCACCGCCTCCGCCATGAGTCTTCCGATGCTCAAAGGCAACCACACGGTCGGCTTGCTCTACATCGAGAACAGCCAACTGCCTGGCAAGTTTGCTGGGGAACCTGCCGATTTGCTCGAACTGATTGCAGGACACGCAGCCGTCTCGCTCGATAACGCACGGCTCTATCAGAATCTGCTCGAAGAAAACGCACACCGCCGCCGCGTCGAGCAAGCCCTGCGCGTCAGCGAAGAGACACTGGCGCTGGGTGAGCGCGTCAGCCAGACAGGGAGTTGGCGCTGGGACCTTCAACGCGACATTTGCCTGTGCTCGGAAGAGCTACGCCGCATTTTCGATCTCCCAGAGGATGGGCCGGTGGTGACGCGGGACGTGCTGGTTGCGTGCATTCACCCAGAGGACCGGGAGTACGTACGGCAGACCGCCGAGCACCAAGCAAACGCAGGCGAGCCCTTCGAGCTCGAATACCGCATTGTCCGCAAAGACGGCACGACGCGACATGTGGCGGCACTAGGCAAGCCCATCCACATCGCCGGTCGTGACGTCGAGTATGTTGGCATCGTGAGTGATATCACCGCGCGTTGCCAGGCCGAGGATGCGGCGCGCAACGCCCAGGCCGACGTTGCTCGGGTGGCGCGTGCCACGACGGTCGGCCAACTGACCGCAGCAATCGCACACGAAGTGAACCAACCGCTCATGTCGATCGTGTCCCATGCGAGCGCCAGCCTACGCTGGCTCGATCGAACGCCTCCTGCGCTAATGCAGGCGCGCGAGGGGCTGGCAGCGATCGTCTCCGAAGGCCAGCGCGCGGGCGACATGATTCACGGCCTGCAGGCCCTCACACGCAACGCGCCCAGGGCCTTCGCCGCGCTAGACATGCACCAAACAATTCGCGACATCCTGCAAATCGCGCGTAGCGAGCTGAATTGCCGCGACGTTTCACTTGAGCTCGATCTGAACGCATCGCGCAGTCAGGTGCATGGTGACGCCGTGCAGCTACAGCAAGTCCTGCTGAACCTGGTGCTCAACGCGATCGACTCGATGGCGTCGGTATGCGACCGCCCTCGCACCCTGCGTCTGACGACTGCGGTTGTCGCGGAAACCCAGTTGCAGGTGCGCGTTGAGGATAACGGCCAGGGGCTGGCCAGCGATGCACCTGGGCGCATTTTCGAACCGTTCTACACGACCAAGGCCAACGGCATGGGGATGGGGTTAGCGATTTGCCGATCCATCGTGGAAGCGCACAAAGGAGAAATCCTGGCGGCGCCGCGCCTGCCGTTCGGCGCGATGTTCGTGTTCAGCCTACCGTTGACGCCGATCGTCCCGTCGTAG
- a CDS encoding hydrolase: MSNPKLEVLTPHNSQLIFIDHQPQMAFGVQSMDRQALKNNTVGLAKAAKIFGIPTTITTVESASFSGYTYPELLDVFPGQPTLERTSMNSWDDQKVRDALAKNNRKKVVVAGLWTEVCNCTFALSAMHDADYEIYMVADASGGTSKEAHDYAMQRMVQAGVVPVTWQQVLLEWQRDWAHRDTYDAVMQLVKEHSGAYGMGVDYAYTMVHKAPQRTTSAHESLAPIPAR; the protein is encoded by the coding sequence ATGAGCAACCCGAAGCTCGAAGTTCTGACACCGCACAATAGCCAGCTGATCTTCATCGACCACCAGCCGCAAATGGCCTTCGGCGTGCAGTCGATGGACCGACAAGCCCTGAAGAACAACACCGTCGGTCTTGCCAAGGCAGCCAAAATCTTCGGCATTCCGACGACCATCACGACGGTCGAATCCGCGTCGTTCTCGGGTTACACGTACCCGGAGCTGTTGGATGTGTTTCCTGGCCAGCCGACCCTCGAGCGCACCTCGATGAACTCGTGGGACGACCAGAAGGTGCGCGACGCCCTGGCCAAGAACAACCGCAAGAAGGTGGTCGTCGCCGGCCTGTGGACGGAGGTGTGCAACTGCACCTTCGCGCTGTCGGCCATGCACGATGCCGACTACGAGATCTACATGGTGGCCGACGCCTCGGGCGGCACCTCCAAAGAGGCGCACGACTACGCCATGCAACGCATGGTCCAGGCTGGCGTGGTGCCGGTGACGTGGCAGCAGGTGCTGCTGGAATGGCAGCGTGACTGGGCGCACCGCGACACGTATGACGCCGTGATGCAGCTGGTGAAGGAACACTCCGGCGCCTACGGCATGGGCGTGGACTACGCCTACACGATGGTGCACAAGGCACCGCAGCGCACCACATCCGCACACGAGTCGCTTGCACCGATCCCGGCTCGCTGA
- a CDS encoding alpha/beta fold hydrolase encodes MSFVTTKDGTRIFYKDWGSGRPVVFSHGWPLSADAWDSQMLFLLQHGYRVIAHDRRGHGRSDQPSKGNNMDTYADDLATLLDTLNIKGATLVGHSTGGGEVAHYIGRHGTKRVAKAVLIGAVPPIMAKTAAYPNGLPIEVFDGIRKGVAENRSQFYKDLTTPFFGFNRPGAKISQGTIDAFWAQGMAGGIHGQYQCIKEFSEVDYTEDLKKIDVPTLILHGDDDQIVPIDNSAKLSAKLVKHATLKIYPGASHGMCVINADQVNADLLAFLSA; translated from the coding sequence ATGTCCTTCGTCACGACCAAAGACGGCACCCGCATCTTCTACAAGGACTGGGGCAGCGGCCGCCCGGTCGTGTTCTCGCACGGCTGGCCCCTGTCGGCCGATGCCTGGGATTCCCAGATGCTCTTCCTGTTGCAGCACGGCTACCGCGTGATCGCGCACGATCGCCGGGGCCATGGCCGCTCTGACCAGCCGTCCAAGGGCAACAACATGGACACCTATGCCGACGATCTCGCGACGCTGCTCGACACGCTGAACATCAAGGGTGCAACCCTGGTCGGCCACTCGACCGGTGGCGGCGAGGTGGCCCACTACATTGGCCGTCACGGCACCAAGCGCGTGGCAAAGGCCGTGCTGATCGGTGCCGTGCCGCCGATCATGGCCAAGACCGCAGCCTATCCGAACGGCCTGCCGATCGAAGTGTTCGATGGCATCCGCAAGGGCGTTGCCGAAAACCGCTCGCAGTTCTACAAGGATCTGACCACGCCGTTCTTCGGCTTCAACCGACCGGGCGCAAAGATTTCGCAAGGGACGATCGACGCATTCTGGGCACAAGGCATGGCGGGTGGCATCCACGGCCAGTACCAGTGCATCAAGGAGTTCTCGGAAGTCGACTACACGGAAGATCTCAAGAAGATCGACGTGCCCACGCTGATTCTGCACGGCGATGACGACCAGATCGTGCCAATCGACAACTCCGCCAAGCTGTCGGCCAAGCTGGTCAAGCACGCGACGCTGAAGATCTATCCGGGCGCCTCGCACGGCATGTGCGTGATCAACGCCGATCAGGTCAACGCAGACCTGCTCGCCTTCCTGTCGGCTTAA
- a CDS encoding amidohydrolase — MNPVRVPELILTNAKVTTLDRTNPEAEAVAIHDGKFLAVGRRDEILPLAGPATRVVDLQGRRVIPGLIDSHMHIIRGGLNYNMELRWDGVRSLAEALRMLKAQVERTPAPQWVRVVGGFTEHQFAEKRLPTLDELNAIAPDTPVFILHLYDRALLNAAALRVVGYDKNTPNPPGGEVVRDKNGTPTGLLLAKPNATILYATLAKGPKLPAEYQKNSTRHFMREVNRLGVTGVIDAGGGFQNYPEDYNIVEELHREGQLTVRLAYNLFTQKPREELNDFRTWSGQVRPGQGDDLYRHNGAGEMLVYSAADFEDFRVERPEMPPNMESDLEPVIRLLAEQRWPWRLHATYDETISRALDVYEKVARDVPFDGLHWFFDHAETISDRNIDRIAALGGGIAVQHRMAYQGEYFVERYGSRAAEATPPIKRMLERGVKVGAGTDATRVASYNPWVSLSWLVSGKTVGGLRLYPQANLLDRETALRLWTEANTWFSSEEGKKGQIRAGQLADLAVLSDDYFAVPEDDIQDITSVLTVLGGKVVFGDGDFGPLAPALPPAMPDWSPARHHLGFAPRNPALQISCGCATACGVHGHAHARAYLDQTPAGDAAAFWGAFGCSCWAF, encoded by the coding sequence ATGAATCCAGTGCGCGTACCCGAACTGATCCTGACCAACGCCAAGGTCACCACGCTCGATCGAACCAACCCTGAGGCCGAGGCCGTTGCCATCCATGACGGCAAGTTTTTGGCAGTCGGGCGTCGCGACGAGATTCTCCCGCTGGCTGGCCCCGCCACCCGTGTGGTCGACCTGCAAGGCCGGCGCGTCATTCCGGGCCTGATTGATAGCCACATGCACATCATCCGGGGTGGCCTGAACTACAACATGGAGCTGCGCTGGGACGGCGTACGCTCGCTGGCCGAAGCGTTGCGCATGCTCAAGGCCCAGGTCGAACGCACGCCCGCACCGCAATGGGTGCGCGTGGTGGGTGGCTTCACCGAACATCAGTTTGCCGAGAAGCGCCTGCCCACGCTCGATGAGCTCAATGCCATCGCACCAGACACTCCGGTGTTCATCCTCCATTTATATGACCGCGCACTGCTCAATGCCGCAGCGCTGCGTGTCGTCGGCTACGACAAGAACACGCCGAACCCGCCGGGTGGCGAGGTCGTCCGCGACAAGAACGGTACGCCCACCGGCCTGCTCTTGGCCAAGCCCAACGCCACGATCCTCTACGCCACGCTGGCCAAGGGACCGAAGCTGCCGGCGGAGTATCAGAAAAACTCGACGCGCCATTTCATGCGCGAGGTCAATCGACTCGGCGTCACCGGTGTCATCGATGCGGGTGGCGGCTTCCAGAACTACCCCGAGGACTACAACATCGTTGAGGAGCTGCACCGCGAGGGGCAACTCACGGTGCGCCTGGCCTATAACCTCTTCACGCAGAAGCCGCGTGAGGAGCTCAATGACTTCCGCACATGGTCTGGGCAGGTCCGCCCCGGACAGGGCGACGATCTCTACCGCCACAATGGTGCCGGCGAGATGCTCGTCTATTCCGCCGCGGATTTCGAAGACTTCCGCGTCGAGCGGCCCGAGATGCCGCCGAACATGGAAAGCGACCTCGAGCCGGTGATCCGCCTGCTTGCCGAGCAACGGTGGCCATGGCGCCTGCATGCCACCTATGACGAGACAATCTCGCGTGCACTGGACGTGTATGAGAAGGTCGCACGTGACGTGCCGTTCGATGGCCTGCACTGGTTCTTCGACCACGCGGAGACCATCAGCGACCGGAACATAGACCGTATTGCCGCGCTTGGCGGAGGCATCGCTGTACAGCACCGCATGGCTTACCAGGGCGAGTACTTTGTCGAGCGTTATGGCTCACGGGCGGCAGAAGCCACCCCGCCCATCAAACGCATGTTGGAACGTGGCGTCAAGGTGGGCGCGGGCACGGACGCCACACGGGTCGCGTCGTACAACCCGTGGGTATCGCTGTCGTGGCTTGTCAGCGGCAAGACGGTGGGCGGGCTGCGTTTGTATCCGCAAGCCAACCTGCTCGATCGCGAAACGGCCTTGCGCCTCTGGACTGAGGCCAATACGTGGTTCTCGTCCGAAGAGGGCAAGAAGGGGCAGATCCGCGCCGGGCAGCTCGCCGATCTGGCGGTCCTCTCTGACGATTACTTTGCCGTGCCCGAGGACGATATTCAGGACATCACCTCGGTCCTGACGGTGTTGGGCGGCAAGGTCGTGTTTGGGGATGGGGATTTCGGCCCCCTCGCCCCCGCGCTACCGCCTGCGATGCCAGACTGGTCGCCCGCGCGGCATCATTTGGGCTTCGCCCCGCGCAATCCTGCCCTTCAAATCAGTTGCGGATGTGCGACCGCTTGCGGGGTACATGGACACGCACACGCGCGCGCCTACCTAGACCAGACGCCCGCCGGTGACGCCGCTGCATTCTGGGGTGCGTTCGGCTGCTCGTGCTGGGCGTTCTGA
- a CDS encoding response regulator transcription factor, producing the protein MNAQPVIAVVDDDASVRLALGNLLQSCGLNVALFGSGADLLGYDDLTSLSCVLTDIQMPQMSGFALCDSLRGRGVNLPIIFMTAFQSDSARQQAEVRHAISLLSKPFSDAEIMSCIALALGHTPGTWPDA; encoded by the coding sequence GTGAATGCACAACCGGTCATCGCCGTGGTCGATGACGATGCCTCTGTCCGACTGGCCCTCGGCAATCTCCTGCAATCGTGTGGCCTGAATGTTGCGCTTTTCGGCAGTGGCGCCGATCTGCTCGGCTACGATGACCTCACCTCGCTCTCCTGCGTTCTGACGGACATCCAGATGCCTCAGATGAGTGGATTCGCACTCTGCGATTCGCTGCGCGGCCGAGGTGTGAATCTGCCCATCATTTTCATGACCGCATTCCAGAGCGACAGTGCACGTCAACAGGCCGAGGTTCGTCACGCCATCTCTTTACTCAGCAAGCCTTTCAGCGACGCTGAGATCATGTCCTGCATTGCGCTTGCGCTCGGTCACACACCTGGCACTTGGCCGGATGCCTGA
- a CDS encoding response regulator transcription factor, producing the protein MTTVANPLSEPLPLHDALVVVVDDDAMVRDALGNLFRSVDRRAVLLESAGELLAFQFPDVPCCLVLDVRLRGPSGLDLQAKLTQMNVHVPIIFVTGYGDIPMTVAAMKAGAEHFLAKPFRDQDLLDAVAAALEKDALRRAHALRNNALRDCFGTLTKRESEVMTLATSGLMNKQIADRMSISEVTVKIHRGQAMRKMRARTFAELVLMAERLGLSPVEPWALG; encoded by the coding sequence ATGACCACCGTAGCGAACCCTCTCTCGGAGCCACTACCACTGCACGATGCGTTGGTTGTCGTCGTCGACGACGATGCGATGGTCAGAGACGCGCTTGGAAACCTCTTCCGCTCGGTGGATCGGCGTGCGGTGCTGCTGGAATCAGCAGGTGAGCTGCTCGCGTTCCAGTTTCCGGATGTGCCGTGCTGCCTGGTGCTCGATGTTCGTCTGCGGGGCCCGAGCGGGCTCGACCTACAGGCGAAGCTGACCCAGATGAATGTGCATGTGCCCATCATTTTCGTGACGGGTTATGGCGACATTCCGATGACGGTGGCTGCGATGAAGGCCGGCGCCGAGCACTTCTTGGCAAAGCCCTTTCGCGATCAAGACCTGCTTGACGCAGTGGCTGCTGCTCTGGAGAAGGATGCCCTGCGACGCGCGCATGCCCTGAGAAACAACGCCCTGCGCGATTGCTTCGGTACGCTGACGAAGCGCGAATCGGAGGTCATGACGCTTGCGACTTCGGGTTTGATGAATAAGCAGATTGCCGACCGCATGAGCATTAGCGAGGTGACCGTCAAAATCCATCGCGGCCAGGCCATGCGCAAGATGCGTGCGCGTACCTTTGCTGAACTGGTACTGATGGCAGAACGTCTTGGACTGAGTCCTGTGGAGCCCTGGGCTCTGGGCTAA
- a CDS encoding DUF1427 family protein yields the protein MKPYFISLGAGMLIGIIYALMQVRSPAPPAIALIGLLGMLLGEQVVPPIKRLLAGQPVTATWFHRECTPKITGLPPVIQVSALRQAPDDTQH from the coding sequence ATGAAACCCTACTTCATCTCGCTCGGCGCCGGCATGTTGATCGGCATCATCTACGCACTCATGCAGGTGCGCTCGCCGGCCCCACCCGCCATCGCATTGATCGGATTGCTGGGCATGCTGCTCGGTGAGCAAGTGGTACCGCCTATCAAGCGCCTGCTTGCGGGCCAACCCGTCACGGCTACCTGGTTCCACCGTGAGTGCACACCCAAGATCACGGGCCTGCCGCCGGTGATTCAAGTCAGTGCGCTCCGGCAAGCGCCGGACGACACGCAGCACTGA
- a CDS encoding YoaK family protein, whose amino-acid sequence MPSSVSSTLPAAPSFGMFHLVQGCLLAFTAGFVDVVGFCALFGLFTAHVTGNFVMIGVELAGSGQGVLAKLLALPVFVLAVASTKLTVEAVVRHGREPTRLLLLAEALLLVTFMTAGLLALPIQSADNPATIVVGLIGVAAMGVQNAKARIVLSDHAPTTIMTGNTTQVVIDLVELATPGSTQKSGSRARLRKMVPPLIGFATGAMLGALAFSAVSFWCVLPPIFILTGLAAASR is encoded by the coding sequence ATGCCCTCTAGCGTCTCGTCCACCCTGCCCGCTGCACCCTCTTTTGGGATGTTCCATCTGGTGCAAGGCTGCCTGCTTGCTTTCACCGCCGGCTTCGTGGACGTCGTTGGATTCTGCGCGCTGTTCGGGCTATTCACGGCACACGTTACCGGCAACTTCGTCATGATTGGCGTGGAACTGGCCGGCTCCGGCCAAGGTGTACTCGCGAAGCTGCTGGCGCTGCCTGTGTTCGTGCTGGCCGTGGCGTCTACCAAGCTGACGGTGGAGGCCGTTGTACGGCACGGAAGGGAGCCTACGCGCCTGCTGCTCCTGGCGGAAGCGCTGCTGCTGGTGACGTTTATGACGGCTGGCCTGCTGGCGCTACCCATCCAGTCAGCAGACAACCCTGCAACCATCGTCGTCGGCCTGATCGGCGTCGCGGCAATGGGCGTACAGAACGCCAAGGCGCGCATCGTACTCTCCGATCACGCGCCCACCACCATCATGACCGGCAATACAACCCAGGTCGTCATCGACCTGGTGGAATTGGCCACACCGGGTAGCACACAGAAGAGCGGCTCCCGCGCGCGCCTGCGCAAGATGGTGCCGCCGCTCATCGGTTTTGCGACCGGTGCAATGCTGGGAGCCCTGGCGTTCTCTGCCGTGTCGTTCTGGTGCGTGTTGCCGCCGATATTCATTCTCACTGGGCTAGCCGCCGCGAGCCGTTAG
- a CDS encoding porin — protein sequence MTCCVEANAQTSVTLYGRLNTSIEYARGAATTSGADLGSVTRLTNNRSVFGLRGEEDLGGGTKAFWQIESAVSVDTGQGQLAGRNTAIGLEGNYGKVFMGHWQTPYTESTAGYDPYYPTTAGYMALIGNGSTSSSDNVQDTSSFDRRQKNIIQYRSPVWNGLSGSMAWGVNEEKISVPRNPALYSFAGAYDRGPLNITAAYEIHQHYQTAGRNDEAAKIGVAYQFPTTKIALLYERLHYRTATGDLYRNGYYVSLTQQLGPGSVRVGFALASNGSGSARETVGYFRSGVDTGATQLTVGYDYPLSKRTALYTYYSRINNRSNAIYDFAINQIGVKAGAHPETFVLGMRHSF from the coding sequence ATGACGTGTTGCGTTGAGGCTAACGCGCAGACATCCGTCACGCTGTACGGTCGCCTCAATACCTCCATCGAGTACGCCCGTGGCGCAGCCACAACCAGTGGCGCTGATCTCGGTTCAGTCACGCGGCTGACGAACAACCGCTCGGTCTTTGGCCTCCGGGGCGAAGAGGACCTGGGAGGCGGTACCAAGGCCTTCTGGCAGATTGAAAGCGCTGTTTCGGTAGACACGGGGCAAGGCCAGTTAGCTGGCCGCAATACCGCCATCGGGTTGGAAGGCAACTACGGCAAGGTGTTCATGGGCCATTGGCAGACGCCCTATACCGAATCGACTGCCGGCTATGACCCCTACTACCCCACCACAGCAGGCTATATGGCGTTGATCGGCAACGGCTCAACGTCCAGCTCCGACAACGTTCAGGACACGAGTTCGTTCGATCGACGCCAGAAGAACATCATCCAATACCGTAGCCCGGTCTGGAATGGCCTGAGCGGCAGCATGGCCTGGGGCGTCAATGAAGAGAAGATCAGCGTGCCACGCAATCCGGCCTTGTATTCATTCGCCGGTGCTTACGATCGCGGGCCGTTGAACATCACAGCCGCCTACGAGATCCACCAGCACTACCAGACGGCCGGACGCAATGACGAGGCGGCAAAGATCGGGGTGGCTTACCAGTTTCCGACAACGAAGATCGCCTTGTTGTATGAGCGGCTGCACTATCGGACAGCCACGGGGGATCTGTACCGCAACGGCTACTACGTTTCCCTCACCCAGCAGCTTGGTCCGGGCAGCGTGCGGGTCGGCTTTGCGCTGGCGAGCAACGGTTCGGGCAGCGCACGGGAAACGGTCGGCTATTTCCGAAGCGGCGTGGATACCGGCGCGACTCAATTGACGGTCGGCTACGACTACCCGCTGTCTAAGCGGACCGCCCTGTACACCTATTACAGCCGGATCAACAACCGCAGCAACGCCATCTACGACTTTGCGATCAACCAGATCGGCGTAAAGGCCGGAGCGCATCCGGAAACGTTCGTGCTCGGCATGCGGCACAGCTTTTAG
- a CDS encoding helix-turn-helix domain-containing protein: MSPPVPAQTSSQDSLGCSSEKLRRDESLHGSDFVFFRKSSGNDQLSQVLTPASERGFLAGVSLATGHRRRIFNSVHASTHQFETGSIYIRNFFEDYKADFYGAFDFVLLELSPGFVERTSLELGRPACASLPSLAGQLDPVLSHLAQAVVPALAQPQYVSRLFVDQVGLAIATYLVERYDGRHETTPRGGRERLSPGMLERAKEVLISRLDGDGSIAEVADACGLSRSHFSRAFHASTGATPHQWLSTQRLERARSLLRDTDAPIATIATTCGFSDQSHFTRCFARAFGATPASWRRAVRS, encoded by the coding sequence ATGTCTCCACCGGTGCCCGCACAAACCTCTTCGCAAGACTCGCTCGGTTGCTCGTCGGAAAAGCTCCGGCGCGACGAATCGCTACATGGAAGCGATTTCGTCTTCTTTCGGAAAAGTTCTGGCAATGACCAGCTCAGTCAGGTTTTAACGCCTGCGTCGGAGAGAGGCTTCCTGGCCGGTGTGTCGCTGGCCACCGGACACCGTCGTCGGATCTTTAACAGCGTGCATGCCAGCACGCATCAGTTTGAGACCGGTTCGATCTACATCCGAAATTTCTTTGAGGACTACAAGGCAGATTTTTACGGCGCCTTTGACTTCGTACTGCTTGAGTTGTCGCCAGGTTTTGTCGAGCGCACGAGTCTGGAGCTTGGACGTCCGGCCTGTGCTTCGCTTCCTTCATTGGCTGGGCAATTGGATCCGGTCTTGTCCCATCTTGCTCAGGCAGTGGTGCCCGCGCTGGCACAACCGCAATACGTGAGCCGCCTGTTCGTTGACCAGGTGGGACTGGCAATCGCCACCTATCTGGTCGAGCGTTACGACGGGCGCCATGAGACCACGCCCAGGGGCGGGCGCGAGCGTTTGAGTCCGGGAATGCTTGAGCGTGCCAAAGAAGTGCTCATCTCTCGATTGGACGGCGACGGATCGATTGCTGAAGTGGCAGATGCCTGTGGGCTTTCACGCAGCCACTTCTCGCGTGCGTTTCATGCTTCGACCGGTGCGACACCGCACCAATGGCTTTCAACGCAGCGGCTTGAGCGCGCCCGTAGCTTGCTTCGTGACACCGATGCGCCGATCGCGACCATCGCGACAACGTGCGGCTTCTCTGATCAGAGCCACTTCACCCGCTGCTTTGCCCGTGCCTTTGGTGCCACGCCCGCGAGCTGGCGGCGCGCGGTGCGCAGCTGA